TTACCACTAAGCTAACACAATATAGACCGTGTAAAATAATCTTGAGGCTGTATCCAAAAATGaattctctctttgatacttAACTAATATTATTATGTTCAATCACATTTTATTCATAGCTATTTGAAGCTTTTTCTATTCTTAATTTCAAAGCCTCTGTACCCAGACAGACTCTCTTTGATTTTTGAGTGTATGCATGTTGATTTTATTCAAAACAGCTAATCTAGTAAGTCAAAGATAGCTGACACGACAAAGTTTGCTTTACAGATATCAGGAACGGCATTGGTTTTGGATAAAATCATCAACCATGTGCAATCTCTGCAGCATGAAGTAGAGGTCAGATTTTATATGAATGACATTCTAGGCAATTGTTTAGACAAATGAAGATTAGGATAAAGTTGTTAGCAGCAATCTGCTTTCATGCTTATATCATCAACCTGTGGATAGTGCTTAAAAACTTTGAACATTAGTGGCTCTGTTCCTTTCTTCCACGTGTTTATCTGATTCTTCAAAAATGATAGTAGTCCTGTAAACTGTAATATTCAGGAACATTTTTACACTCATGGGAGCACTTAAAGCATTGCTTACTTATTTTGTACTATATGACATTACAAACTGCATACTTTTCTTCAAAAAGTAAGTCTGCTTCAATCCTCGCATGCCTGATTGTGATTGGGACTTGAGGCCTGAAATTGCATGCTCCTGGACTTCTGCATTTTTTGGTTGTTTATATCCTTGAAAGTTATTAAATGATATAAATGATATTTTCATTGTGAAGATATCAAATGAAGATTGAGAATTGTTTCATAGGATCTTTCTATTAGAACACAATGCAGGAACATTTGAGTTACTTCATAAATGTGATATTGTTCATTGATTTCTCTGGTTTCAGATTTTATCGATGAAACTTGCAGCAGTTAATCCAATAATTGATTTCAACCTTGACAGCATATTGGCCACTGAAGTAAGTATTCtcttttatcataaaaaaatggAATTTATTAATTTCTTTGGCTTGGGGAGTAATCTGAACTCCAGTAACTTGTCTGGATTGAAGAATAACATGTCATCACTTTCTGAAACATTTTAGTTAATTTATTGGAGCATATCTACGCTTGTGCAATATTAATCAGTCTTGATTTAGTTTTTTATACTACTTTCTGAAATTCTTCTAAGTTTCCACATTGATTAAAGAGTTATTCATCAAGTTTGTTTTTCCTTCTGCTAACAAAACTTCCTTTTGGCTTGTAGGGAGTGTCTCTCATGGACAGTAACTTCCCTACCGCAGTTGCACCCGTCGTGTGGCCAGAAATCCCACATAATGGAAACAGACAGCAATTTCAGCAACCATGGCAATCTGAAGCATTCCACCAACCACTTTGGGGGAGAGAAGAAAACACCCCTAATTTCATGACCCCAGAAAACTCACTATTGAGTTATGACTCATCGGCAAATTCAGGTATATAATAGTTATTCTTCTATTACTAGTCTCCACTCTCCTCCATAAACGTTCCGCTTCTTCCACTGCCATTCGGCTTCATAAGACTAAGATTGGAGCTAACCTGTAACCTGTTAATATGCCCTTAAATTTGTAAGGAGCTGATGAATTTGAATTTAACAACTTCAATAATTTGCATACAGTATCTCTGCACTCAAATCAGATGAAGATGGAGCTATGAAGAGGTACAGAAGCAGCGGTACTAGTAGCAATTAGACTAGTAGTGTATATAACAAATATAGTTTTAGAAATTAGCCTTGATTTGAGCAGGCCCAACATTCAGCAGGATTTCATATTGTCCTCTGTTTGTCAAAGTCGGTTGGAAAACCTGGATTTTATTCAGCCAGCAGGCTAGCAAGGAAGAAGAATTCTAATGCTATTatcatattatatattaattaatatcagTGTGTATACTAACTATAGTTGTCATTCAATCTTAGGTGAGTGATTGGTTCAGATTGTATAATCATTGAACAGACTGTTAATTACTGAACTGTATTTGAAGTTTGTTGCTTTGTTCGCTGAATGCTAGTACTCCTGAAGATTTCTAGTCAAcatttcttaatttattttgcattATAGCATTCTCCATTTTATTACTTTTAATTAACGCTCTCTATTcataaatatgtattttttttcctttcctaccttttgttttttttaaaactcggTATCAGGCCTTAAAACTAATATGATAAGGTCAATCTTACCATCTATATCAGGCCTTAAAACCGGCTAATCTGAGAAGGTCAACCTTACCGCATGTTTGCGGGAGTCTTATTTAAAATCAAAGCAAAGTTTTATTGGATTGATCAAAGAAATGGTAGAATTTGGTGGAATTCAAATTTATTTAGTGTCTAAATATCTAAATAATGTTTCAAATTTCAATACAAAACTTGCTCATATGTGGTGCATGATTGAATCTTCCAATGACAAAACTACTAAATTAGTCTAGGTTAATAAAATTATTGCccagtttattttaatttaatttttttaaattctaaaaataatttttttaaaatatataaaaaaattcactatttataaattaaaagactaattttgacatcgaatagcataaatatatattattgaagtctaaaatataatcaaaataacataataattttaaaaaacaaatttaaataaatagttttcaaaattttgatattaaaaaaataaattttaagaaaaactattaaaaaaaatcaaaattttatttaaatttttatttttaaaaacttaaataaaattatatatatatatatatatatatatatatatatatatatatatatatatatatatatatatatatatatatatatatatatatatatatatatatatatatacttaaaaaaatacataattctactaatatatcatgttgatccttatattttaactaattattaattttcgtttttagtctcaaaatattttctttaaaaaatggtCCTTCTAAATTTTTCCTTCCACACTTTTGGTCTCTCCTGCCAACGTGTGTAACAGAAGCTGATGTAGCACGACACATGGCGGTGCCAGCTGTTAAAGATACTAACGTGGCATACCACGTGGCTAAGGTCAAGAACATACTTGAGCTCATAAATAATCGTAGCTAATCTGTAGCTAATTTGTAGCAAATTCAAGAACAAGaaaatttatcatattatttagggttaaataagtttttggtccctataaaattaccaaatttcgttttaagtccctctaaaattttccttcaaatttcagtccctacaaaatatTCCGTCTAAAGAAATGGTCCCTGACGTTAAAAGCCACTAACGGCTGCTGATGTGTCAAGACAGGTGGAATTTTTTTAAaccattttttaattgttttaatccagCCTTATCTTTAagatgatcttcttcttctggtcCCTCCTCTTTCTCTAATCTTCATCGTGGTCCCTCTTCTCTCATCCATTCTTGTCCCTTTCACTCAAGTGGTCCCAACAACGACAACTCCTGCTCCTGCTCCGGTCCCAAAAAACGACAAGGTAAGTCCCACTTTCTGATTCTATTGTTTAATAATTGCGACATTTCTGTCTTGAAACTTGTTTAGGGTTGTGCGTTCCTTGCATGCAGTATTTAGGGTTCTATTTTTGTCTGATATACCATTGAAATGTGTAGGGAATGGGGTTATTTAAGGTTGTCTTTTTTACCAATGGCAAATTTGTAAGAGATGAAGGGGTATCATATGAAGGGGGCGATGTTTTTGCTATAGCTGGTCAGGACCCAGATTTCTGGTCATATTTTGAAGCATGTGATTTACTTAAGTCTTTGGATGCTTCATTTATAAAGGAAGATGTGAAAATGTGGTGGAAGTCCGAACATGGCTCACTTGAAAATGATCTAAAACCACTTGTTAATGATGAGGATGCAACATTGTTAGCTATGTGTGCTGAGGAAACAAAGTCTGATATTGAGATATATACTGAGCCAAAAGACAATGTTAATTCAGAAGATAGTGAAGATAGTGAATCAAGTGAAGACTCTTTGGATGGCATACATTTTGAAGATAGTGAAGAGGAGAGGATGAATGATAATGATGAAGATGTAGGTGAAGAGATCAACAATTCTGGTGCAGGTGGAGTGGAAGATGGTGCAGGTGGAGTAGAAGATGGTGCAGGTGGAATAGAAAATGGTGCAGGTGGAACAGAAAGTGGTGCAGGTGGTATACATACAGGAATGATGACAGCAGAGATGGAAAGGGAACACATAATTGATGATGACTACTTAACAGATGAGCTTGATAGTGGGGCAGATGATGATAGTGATGGTGGTAGGCCTTCAATGGTAAAGTTTAGGGATGATGAAAAACTTAGAAAGGAATTTAAGTTCAAGGTTGGAATGGAATTTTCATCTCTGAAGCAATTTAAAAAGGCTGTACTGGAACACAATGTGTTGAATGGGAGGGAAGTTAAGTTTGCCAAGAATGATGGGGAAAGGTGCAGGGTTATTTGTAAGGATAAACAACAATGTGGTTACACTGTTTTATGCAGTAGAGTGTTGAGAACTGAATCATTCAGGATTAAGACTTTAATTCAGAAGCACAAATGTGGAAGGAAGTTCTTCAACAAGAATGCTAATGCTGATTGGGTGTCTAGAATAATTGTGGACAAGTTGAAGAACAATTCAGGTATGAAATTGAATGAGATTGTTTCTGATGTTAGATTGAGGTTTGCCACAGAAATTACTGGATGTAGGGCTTTCAAAGCAAGGCAAATAGCTAGAAGGGTTGTTGAAGGTGACTCAGCCAAGCAGTACACTATGTTATGGTCATATGGAGCTGAATTGAGAAGGGCATGTATAGGTAATACATTTAAGTTGAACATTTCTGGTTTGCCACCTAAGTTTGAAAGGTGCTACATGTGCTTTGATGGTACAAAGAGAGCATTCAAGAATGGTTGTAGACCTTTCATAGGATTGGATGGTTGTCACTTAAAGAACAAATATGGTGGAATATTGTTGATAGCTGTCAGTAGGGATGCTAATGATCAGTATCTTCCACTTGCCTTTGGTGTTGTGGAGACTGAGTGTAGAGACTCTTGGAGCTGGTTTATGAGGTTGCTTCTTGAAGACATAGGTTCTGATAATAGGTGTTGCTTCATTTCTGATCAGCAAAAGGTGTTATTTGTTAATCTTTATTTCCTTATATGTGATTATATGTGATTTTAAGTATTAACTTAGGTCTTTATATGCAGGGATTGGTGAATGTATTTGAGGAAGACTATCCTGAATTTGAGCACAGGTTTTGCTTAAGACATTTGTATGCTAACTTCAAGAAGAAGTTTGGGGGTGGTACACTCTATAGAGATCTAATAATGGCTGCAGCAAAGGCAACCTATTTTGAAGACCATGAGGCTAAGATGAATCAAATTAAAGAGGCAAATCCAGATGCCTATGAATGGATGAATGCTATTCCCAAGAATAAGTGGTGTAAGCATGCCTTTCCCTTCTACTCTAAGTGTGATGTTCTTATGAACAACCTAAGTGAATCTTTTAATGCTACTATTTTGATGCAAAGGGATAAACCTATACTAACCATGTTTGAATGGATTAGGAACTATCTAATGGGTAGGTTTGCCACTCTTAGGGAGAAGGTAGAGAATTACAAAGGAGTGATTATGTCTAAGCCACTTAGAAGGTTAGATAGGGAGATAGAAAAAAGTGCTAGTTGGCTGCCCACTTATGCAGGTAGATTAACATTTCAGGTTACTCATGTAATGTTCACAGATAGTTTTGTTGTGGACTTGGCAAAACATACATGTTCTTGTAATTTTTGGGACTTGGTAGGGATCCCATGTAGACATGCTGTTGCAGCCATTCATAGGAAGGTAGATAACCCCATTAACTATGTACACAAGTGTTATCATAAGTCTACCTATGTAACATGTTACAATGAAGTTATCAGTCCTATTAATGGCCAAAACAAATGGCCAAAGACCACTGACCCTGAAATCTTGCCACCTAGTTATAAGAGAGGCCCTGGCAGACCAAAGAAATTGAGAAGA
Above is a window of Vicia villosa cultivar HV-30 ecotype Madison, WI unplaced genomic scaffold, Vvil1.0 ctg.001916F_1_1, whole genome shotgun sequence DNA encoding:
- the LOC131637112 gene encoding uncharacterized protein LOC131637112 — protein: MGLFKVVFFTNGKFVRDEGVSYEGGDVFAIAGQDPDFWSYFEACDLLKSLDASFIKEDVKMWWKSEHGSLENDLKPLVNDEDATLLAMCAEETKSDIEIYTEPKDNVNSEDSEDSESSEDSLDGIHFEDSEEERMNDNDEDVGEEINNSGAGGVEDGAGGVEDGAGGIENGAGGTESGAGGIHTGMMTAEMEREHIIDDDYLTDELDSGADDDSDGGRPSMVKFRDDEKLRKEFKFKVGMEFSSLKQFKKAVLEHNVLNGREVKFAKNDGERCRVICKDKQQCGYTVLCSRVLRTESFRIKTLIQKHKCGRKFFNKNANADWVSRIIVDKLKNNSGMKLNEIVSDVRLRFATEITGCRAFKARQIARRVVEGDSAKQYTMLWSYGAELRRACIGNTFKLNISGLPPKFERCYMCFDGTKRAFKNGCRPFIGLDGCHLKNKYGGILLIAVSRDANDQYLPLAFGVVETECRDSWSWFMRLLLEDIGSDNRCCFISDQQKGLVNVFEEDYPEFEHRFCLRHLYANFKKKFGGGTLYRDLIMAAAKATYFEDHEAKMNQIKEANPDAYEWMNAIPKNKWCKHAFPFYSKCDVLMNNLSESFNATILMQRDKPILTMFEWIRNYLMGRFATLREKVENYKGVIMSKPLRRLDREIEKSASWLPTYAGRLTFQVTHVMFTDSFVVDLAKHTCSCNFWDLVGIPCRHAVAAIHRKVDNPINYVHKCYHKSTYVTCYNEVISPINGQNKWPKTTDPEILPPSYKRGPGRPKKLRRREADEESQTRWQRTNTSHRCKICFEYGHNKRTCKKNKQLAVIVGEVPRDVPRDVSRDVPTDVPTGVAPTQGSQTPNVGTSGVKKRASVQIGGKSKKSKSTANVGGKSKKSKSTANVGGKSKKSKASVQTNDVPQHEAVSENQAEDVQAGDVPHSNENQAEDVPHSNENQAEGVQINDVQSNDVPANDVPANDVPHTNEAVSENQANGVPHTNEDVPANDVPHTNEDVPHSQNTVSSAEAMKRYCGIDPDELEALLDDEEILDIAPLRIDTSPVKSKRPGPKTFIGKCPKVPKTVKPSIAPKVSKAANKPTMSTMSDPVKVMISPRKKSNLAASPIRKSDRLRTLKAKNIPGPGRDQNDPLEIPDEDTTVSSASGSKPWADIQKSMTQ